One Nitrospinota bacterium genomic region harbors:
- a CDS encoding GNAT family N-acetyltransferase yields the protein MWRIDQVCFDEGIAFSPDIFFYHLLIKTDPAFVAVEGRKIVAFILTARERNNSGQIVTIDVLPAHRKRGIGRKLMELAENSLSEAGVKTIKLQSAVDNSVAISFYKKLDYTQKGLLKNYYGNSGDAFLFTKELSGGLYDEG from the coding sequence TTGTGGCGCATCGACCAGGTCTGTTTCGATGAAGGGATCGCCTTCTCACCCGATATCTTTTTCTACCACCTCCTAATCAAAACGGATCCCGCTTTCGTCGCCGTTGAAGGGAGGAAGATAGTAGCCTTCATCCTGACTGCCAGGGAGAGAAACAACAGCGGACAGATAGTTACGATAGACGTTCTTCCCGCTCACCGGAAAAGAGGAATAGGCAGAAAACTGATGGAACTGGCTGAAAACTCCCTCTCGGAGGCCGGAGTGAAAACCATAAAACTCCAATCTGCTGTAGACAACTCCGTGGCGATATCCTTCTATAAAAAGCTCGACTACACGCAAAAAGGCCTTCTTAAAAATTACTACGGCAACAGCGGCGACGCCTTCCTTTTCACAAAGGAATTGTCCGGTGGTCTTTATGATGAAGGATAA